Proteins encoded within one genomic window of Episyrphus balteatus chromosome 1, idEpiBalt1.1, whole genome shotgun sequence:
- the LOC129920993 gene encoding uncharacterized protein LOC129920993, producing the protein MDRSVDSIGSCSLDVDADSSDVSDTSGSLNFATPLSAKDITREFTAKIKERCQLSQNTTTYLDPFSGQIHTIVTPTENPATSPSKKPSYLNLACCVNGYSNLTTYDSKIRQDINKSREVSPIRPSTNSIQHCKKNNSLAPPVFVSSSIKTTQNCKITMTSNQYLNDSIGSNDTVNMADVVDVQYSPQQSFIQQRVERLYGPGALAQVFYSPKKIKSKNSNNLILNERSTNTQSEFCKKYQQLSKSRYFNQCNKPSNDVIVTSITPATDVTDHVAKNTVDLPVLRHLSQEFRAQLPSISPKRSYIKQNTANSNNISPNSGSNTNDTELHNNEVEHENKSSTETSAESLLLNLDKCNSGEIDRRENTEEKDGNQFLEILKQEQNRLLELAHRAEKYLCSLTNNEDISEEVFGLLRSASGKARLLVSQKMKQFEGLCHNHMNRSPEDAFPTTLEDLQGFWDMVYLQVAHIDSIFEEIEELKRNDWKLKPIEEKQPTILSVKSSKVSKPTGPKQKTALNGSNLQKVNNGGVNSSAAALKREAQRKQFLEMKRKNKMALGTDKPQPNTANAIEIFVNENNS; encoded by the exons aTACCAGTGGAAGTTTAAATTTTGCAACTCCATTGTCAGCAAAAGATATAACCAGAGAATTTACAGCAAAAATTAAAGAACGTTGTCAGCTATCGCAAAATACAACAACTTATCTTGACCCATTTTCCGGCCAAATTCATACCATCGTTACGCCTACCGAAAACCCAGCTACAAGTCCCAGTAAAAAACCTAGCTATTTAAACCTTGCTTGCTGTGTCAATGGATATTCTAACTTGACAACTTATGATTCAAAAATAAGGCAAGATATTAACAAATCCCGAGAAGTGTCCCCCATAAGACCATCAACGAACAGTATTCAGCATTGTAAAAAGAATAACTCACTGGCCCCACCAGTTTTTGTTTCTTCATCtataaaaacaacacaaaattgcaaaattacaATGACATCAAATCAGTATTTAAATGACAGCATTGGAAGCAACGACACAGTCAATATGGCCGATGTTGTTGATGTGCAGTATTCACCGCAACAGAGTTTTATTCAGCAACGAGTAGAAAGGCTTTACGGCCCTGGTGCTCTTGCTCAAGTTTTCTACAGCCCCaagaaaattaaatcaaaaaattccaaTAATTTGATTCTCAATGAGAGATCAACAAATACCCAATCCGaattctgtaaaaaatatcAGCAGCTTTCTAAGAGTAGATATTTTAACCAGTGTAATAAACCTTCAAACGATGTAATTGTCACCAGTATCACACCTGCCACTGATGTCACAGATCACGTGGCCAAAAATACAGTTGATCTTCCTGTTTTGAGGCATTTAAGTCAGGAATTTCGGGCACAGTTGCCTTCTATTTCACCTAAACGTTCATATATCAAACAAAATACAGCAAATTCAAACAACATCTCCCCCAACAGTGGTAGCAATACAAACGACACAGAACTTCACAATAATGAAGTTGAACACGAAAATAAAAGCTCTACCGAAACATCAGCGGAATCATTATTGTTAAATTTAGATAAATGCAACAGCGGAGAAATCGATAGGCGTGAAAACACAGAGGAAAAGGATGGAAATcaatttcttgaaattttaaaacaagaaCAGAACCGATTGTTAGAGTTGGCTCATAGAGCTGAGAAATATCTGTGTTCTTTAACT AACAATGAAGATATTTCAGAAGAAGTGTTTGGGCTCCTTAGGTCGGCATCTGGTAAAGCACGCCTCTTGGTTtcacaaaaaatgaaacaatttgAAG gctTATGTCATAACCACATGAATCGATCGCCAGAAGATGCATTTCCTACGACTTTAGAAGACTTACAAGGTTTTTGGGATATGGTCTATCTTCAAGTGGCTCATATAGACTCTATATTCGAAGAAATTGAAGAACTAAAGAGAAACGACTGGAAGTTg aaacctaTAGAAGAGAAACAACCAACGATTTTGTCCGTGAAATCAAGTAAAGTTTCTAAACCAACTGGTCCTAAACAAAAGACTGCACTTAATGGCTCCAATCTCCAAAAAGTTAACAATGGAGGCGTGAATTCTTCAGCTGCTGCACTCAAGCGTGAAGCCCAAAGaaagcagtttttggagatgaAAAGGAAGAACAAAATGGCATTGGGAACAGATAAACCTCAGCCTAATACAGCAAATGCTATAGAGATTTTTGTCAACGAAAACAACAGCTGA